Proteins co-encoded in one Chitinophagales bacterium genomic window:
- a CDS encoding TlpA disulfide reductase family protein produces MKKILVTLFVLTTAFVGCTKDSGSSHDGYLIKGNVANFMPKAKVFLGEVANNQFSVIDTAVVAEDGSFEMKGKVSEKGMGMLRFGPGQNQLMMVLDNQTIEVNADYKNLGEATFKGSPENSQLQQLIRDIRSRKVNEQYLANFIDTVKSPILARIAVGSLNIETHKPSFDKVKERLGKEMPNSRAYKEFTTYLQSLESVLNTAVGQAAPDIELPSPDGANINLSSLKGKVVLVDFWASWCRPCRRENPNVVRIYEKYKDKGFEVYSVSLDRAKDKWVEAIKQDNLIWPGHVSDLGGWKSSAAALYSVKSIPQTFLLDAEGKIIAKNLRGDRLEKKLEELFGA; encoded by the coding sequence ATGAAGAAGATATTGGTCACATTATTTGTACTGACTACAGCTTTTGTAGGCTGCACAAAAGACTCGGGTTCCAGTCATGATGGCTACCTTATCAAAGGTAACGTAGCTAATTTTATGCCTAAAGCCAAAGTGTTTTTAGGTGAAGTTGCTAACAATCAATTTTCTGTGATTGACACAGCGGTCGTTGCTGAAGATGGCTCTTTCGAGATGAAAGGAAAGGTATCCGAAAAAGGTATGGGTATGCTTCGATTTGGACCTGGTCAAAATCAGTTAATGATGGTATTGGACAACCAAACCATAGAGGTCAATGCAGACTACAAAAACTTAGGTGAAGCAACGTTTAAAGGTTCTCCAGAAAATTCTCAGTTGCAACAACTTATCAGAGACATTCGTAGCCGAAAGGTCAATGAACAATATTTGGCAAATTTTATTGATACAGTAAAAAGTCCAATTTTGGCACGTATTGCAGTGGGATCGCTCAACATCGAAACACACAAACCGTCTTTTGATAAAGTGAAAGAACGCTTGGGGAAAGAAATGCCTAATTCAAGGGCTTACAAAGAATTCACTACCTACCTTCAATCTTTGGAGTCGGTTTTGAATACAGCCGTTGGTCAAGCTGCTCCCGATATCGAACTACCTTCTCCTGATGGTGCGAATATCAACTTATCTTCCTTGAAGGGAAAAGTGGTATTGGTAGATTTCTGGGCAAGTTGGTGTCGTCCTTGTCGTCGTGAAAATCCAAATGTTGTACGAATTTATGAAAAATACAAAGACAAAGGCTTTGAAGTGTATAGCGTTTCTTTGGATCGTGCGAAAGACAAATGGGTGGAAGCTATCAAACAAGATAACTTGATTTGGCCTGGTCATGTGAGCGATTTGGGTGGTTGGAAATCTTCGGCTGCTGCGCTTTACAGCGTCAAGTCTATCCCTCAAACTTTCCTCTTGGATGCAGAGGGTAAAATCATTGCCAAAAATCTTCGTGGCGATCGATTGGAGAAAAAATTGGAGGAGCTTTTTGGAGCATAG
- a CDS encoding T9SS type A sorting domain-containing protein yields the protein MNLLSLACIAFKLHLLPLGNDEFLAGAMRCDSNIDNYFSPYLMRFNSMGDTLWSKQLTPSNIIADNVYPRDIKKTSDGGYLMTGHADHNIGPNAIPYGWIVKMDSLGNTCWELGCDSTVIISNIEEIKVVEGLQLSPNPTKSHLQIQIPTHFTSKPLQLQLTNIEGRVVLKEWVEDGTQVDIADLAAGIYIATWLQDGQALKREKVVVLE from the coding sequence ATGAACTTATTATCCCTTGCTTGCATAGCATTCAAACTCCATTTATTGCCTTTGGGAAATGATGAATTTTTGGCAGGGGCAATGCGATGTGACTCTAATATAGACAACTATTTTAGCCCCTATTTGATGCGTTTCAATAGCATGGGAGATACACTTTGGAGCAAACAATTGACCCCAAGCAATATCATTGCCGACAATGTATATCCACGAGACATCAAAAAAACAAGTGATGGAGGATATTTGATGACAGGACATGCAGACCATAATATCGGTCCTAATGCTATTCCTTATGGCTGGATTGTGAAAATGGACTCTTTGGGGAATACCTGTTGGGAATTGGGTTGTGATTCAACGGTGATTATATCCAATATTGAGGAAATAAAAGTTGTTGAAGGTTTGCAGTTGAGTCCCAACCCCACCAAATCCCACCTTCAAATCCAAATCCCCACTCACTTCACCTCCAAACCTCTTCAACTCCAACTGACCAACATCGAAGGTCGAGTCGTTTTGAAAGAGTGGGTTGAAGATGGAACTCAGGTTGATATTGCAGACTTGGCAGCAGGGATTTACATCGCTACTTGGCTGCAAGATGGACAGGCATTGAAGCGGGAGAAGGTAGTGGTTTTGGAGTGA
- a CDS encoding biotin--[acetyl-CoA-carboxylase] ligase produces MVYNTLFIGKVLIHLDKIDSTNKYATQLLKNEQVREGTIISTAYQLEGKGQRGNTWLSDEGQNITLSIVLYPNFLMAYQQFLLSQSVALGVQSFATEILGEGVCVKWPNDIYYRDRKITGILIENSLSGKNIASSIVGIGINVNQIHFPSSLQSATSFHQITGRHYDLLQLIQQLAQHIEARYLQLRAMRFDEIRHDYLTKLYRFEEWHSFEDVLTNQLFVGKIVAVQKDGKLVVEVKQKVANAENKRRVFDLKEVRFI; encoded by the coding sequence TTGGTTTATAACACTCTTTTCATTGGAAAGGTTCTTATCCATTTGGATAAGATAGATTCTACCAACAAATATGCGACTCAACTGCTGAAAAATGAGCAGGTTAGAGAGGGTACAATTATCTCAACAGCCTACCAACTCGAAGGCAAAGGACAGCGTGGAAATACATGGCTTAGTGACGAGGGACAAAACATTACACTTAGCATTGTTTTGTACCCGAATTTTTTGATGGCATACCAGCAGTTTTTACTCAGTCAAAGTGTTGCGCTCGGCGTTCAGTCTTTCGCTACCGAAATTTTGGGGGAAGGTGTTTGTGTCAAATGGCCCAATGATATTTATTACCGTGACCGTAAAATAACAGGCATTTTAATTGAAAATTCCTTGTCAGGAAAAAATATCGCTTCTTCGATTGTAGGGATTGGCATCAACGTCAATCAAATTCATTTCCCTTCTTCCCTTCAATCTGCAACGTCATTTCACCAAATCACAGGCAGACACTACGACCTCCTCCAACTGATTCAACAATTGGCGCAGCACATTGAAGCCCGTTACCTGCAATTGAGGGCAATGCGTTTTGATGAGATTCGCCATGATTATTTGACCAAATTGTACCGTTTTGAAGAATGGCATTCTTTTGAAGATGTACTTACAAATCAGCTTTTTGTCGGTAAAATAGTGGCGGTGCAAAAGGATGGGAAATTGGTGGTAGAGGTAAAACAGAAGGTTGCCAACGCTGAGAACAAACGGCGGGTGTTTGATTTGAAGGAAGTACGGTTTATTTGA
- the idi gene encoding isopentenyl-diphosphate Delta-isomerase: MTTEEYVVLVDKKGNVLGTEEKMAAHQKGLLHTAFSIFIFNQKGQMLLQQRAFTKYHFGGMWSNSCCSHPRLNEPTIDAAHRRLQEELGFDTELKEVFSFIYRAEDEKTQLIEHELDTVFIGIYNEPIHNLNFDEVHAIKWIEIYQLFLDLDTYPDQFTYWFKTALLELRDKNLLSATAIRKLFS, from the coding sequence ATGACAACAGAAGAATACGTAGTATTGGTAGATAAGAAAGGAAACGTATTGGGAACAGAAGAAAAAATGGCTGCCCATCAGAAAGGATTGTTACACACTGCTTTCAGTATTTTTATCTTCAATCAAAAAGGTCAAATGTTGCTACAACAACGTGCTTTCACCAAATACCATTTTGGCGGAATGTGGAGCAACAGTTGCTGCAGTCACCCAAGATTGAATGAACCTACCATCGATGCTGCTCATAGAAGATTACAAGAAGAACTGGGCTTTGACACCGAACTGAAAGAAGTATTCTCATTTATATATCGAGCCGAGGACGAAAAAACCCAACTTATCGAACACGAACTTGACACTGTGTTTATAGGTATTTACAACGAGCCTATTCACAACCTCAACTTCGATGAAGTCCATGCTATCAAATGGATAGAAATCTACCAACTCTTTTTAGACCTCGACACGTATCCCGATCAATTTACTTATTGGTTCAAAACAGCCCTTTTAGAACTACGTGACAAAAATTTGCTCTCAGCCACCGCTATCCGCAAATTATTTAGCTAA
- a CDS encoding T9SS type A sorting domain-containing protein, translated as MKYFTVFLFLSIQIFAQETFNKAIHFQSIDTCETPTVSSEIGKSVLAVEDGYIISGGGWADEFCGWSSIKLWKTDLLGNVVWQKVYGKEYYLHVDGLYGHLIETHDGNYAICGGIADSTNLANPFLIKFDDNGDTLWLKEYGGEHWDTFYRGIATPDNGFILVGITESFGNGNPATNSHDVYVVRTDSMGNELWHETYLNGFDDFGASIALRKEGGYAIGGSRISSGVYRTFFLSIDSVGNTEKLKMYGSPIRDNCWANITAAKDGGFIMNSCTGRDHNIPNYDEFAPPYVAKLDAEGNLEWRYYVSLDYQLNIVGSRELEDGSILAVGWWAEQPFAFPYGLILKLSADGKLIWKKYIQYEPNGVNYFYDFQETSDKGFILTGATTNWDNGTADVWLVKLNEYGCFSEGVCDSLTTNIEVLDASEMPLIHLFPNPVKDYLQFRWSPSIASKPIQLQMTNIEGRLVKEEWLRGGDGLNVSDLEVGIYFVTCLQEGQVLKREKVIIGY; from the coding sequence ATGAAGTATTTTACAGTATTTCTATTCTTATCAATACAAATTTTTGCACAAGAAACTTTCAATAAAGCGATTCATTTTCAATCCATTGATACTTGTGAAACCCCAACTGTTAGTAGCGAAATTGGCAAGTCTGTATTGGCAGTAGAAGACGGCTATATCATTTCTGGTGGAGGGTGGGCAGATGAGTTTTGCGGATGGTCATCAATCAAATTGTGGAAAACGGATTTATTGGGGAATGTAGTGTGGCAAAAGGTCTATGGGAAAGAATATTATTTACATGTAGATGGCTTGTATGGACACTTAATTGAAACTCATGATGGAAATTATGCTATATGTGGAGGGATTGCAGATTCAACGAATTTAGCAAATCCTTTCTTAATAAAATTTGATGACAATGGAGATACACTTTGGTTGAAAGAATATGGAGGCGAACATTGGGACACCTTTTACAGAGGTATTGCTACACCCGACAATGGATTTATTTTGGTGGGCATAACAGAAAGCTTTGGGAATGGAAATCCTGCTACGAATAGTCATGATGTGTATGTGGTGCGTACTGACTCTATGGGCAATGAGTTGTGGCATGAAACGTATTTGAATGGTTTTGACGATTTCGGAGCTTCTATTGCTTTGCGAAAAGAAGGTGGTTACGCTATAGGAGGAAGTAGGATTTCTAGTGGTGTTTACAGAACTTTTTTTTTGAGTATTGACAGTGTGGGCAATACTGAAAAACTCAAAATGTATGGAAGCCCAATAAGAGACAATTGTTGGGCAAATATCACTGCTGCTAAGGACGGAGGTTTTATTATGAACTCCTGTACAGGACGTGACCACAATATTCCCAACTACGATGAATTTGCACCACCTTATGTTGCCAAACTGGATGCCGAAGGAAATTTGGAGTGGAGATATTATGTGTCTTTGGATTATCAATTGAATATAGTCGGTTCCAGAGAATTAGAAGACGGAAGTATTTTGGCAGTTGGTTGGTGGGCAGAGCAGCCCTTCGCTTTTCCCTATGGCTTGATTCTTAAATTGTCAGCAGATGGAAAATTGATATGGAAAAAATACATTCAGTATGAGCCTAATGGGGTCAATTATTTTTATGATTTTCAAGAAACTTCTGACAAGGGTTTTATCCTAACAGGGGCAACTACAAATTGGGATAATGGAACTGCTGATGTATGGTTGGTCAAACTGAATGAATATGGATGTTTTTCAGAAGGAGTATGTGACAGTTTAACAACTAATATTGAAGTTCTTGATGCTTCCGAAATGCCTTTGATTCACCTTTTTCCCAATCCTGTAAAAGATTATCTACAATTTCGATGGAGTCCTTCAATTGCTTCAAAACCCATCCAACTACAGATGACAAATATAGAAGGGCGATTAGTGAAAGAAGAATGGCTTAGAGGTGGAGACGGTTTGAATGTATCAGACTTAGAGGTAGGTATTTATTTTGTGACTTGCCTACAAGAAGGACAGGTTTTGAAAAGAGAAAAAGTAATAATTGGATATTGA
- the rsfS gene encoding ribosome silencing factor, with protein MTEQLVDIVADSILDKKGEKVISMNLSNLEDAMTDSFVICEANSTRQVGAIADNIIEQTKELLNESPVYVEGKNTSEWVLLDYINVVVHVFLRPKRYIYQLEELWGDAAITTEHFPDGTQRQIDYRTTSLSSSNTEIE; from the coding sequence GTGACAGAGCAACTCGTTGATATTGTTGCCGACAGCATTTTGGACAAAAAAGGTGAGAAAGTCATCAGTATGAATCTTTCCAATTTGGAAGATGCGATGACTGATTCTTTCGTGATATGTGAAGCGAATTCAACCCGACAAGTAGGAGCGATTGCAGACAACATTATTGAACAAACGAAAGAACTATTGAATGAATCGCCTGTTTACGTAGAAGGAAAGAATACTTCCGAATGGGTTTTATTGGATTACATCAATGTGGTAGTACATGTTTTCCTTCGACCCAAGCGATATATTTATCAACTGGAAGAACTTTGGGGCGATGCCGCAATTACCACCGAACACTTTCCTGATGGTACGCAAAGACAAATTGATTATCGTACTACCTCTCTCTCATCATCAAACACCGAAATAGAATAA
- the ftsH gene encoding ATP-dependent zinc metalloprotease FtsH: MANTGDNNEQNNNAKKPKFNLYWIYGVVLLGIIALNIIPMSNNVKEISEAVFFQQYLPTHDVDKLLVFNDRQVEVFIKKDRLDNEKYKDVRDAQFGGENPGPHYSFTVSSAETFAGKLEQVQNEWKAQNPKDYDVIPVQYRERTDWRTSFGWLLPLLIIVVVWIIIMRRVSGGMGGAGGQIFNIGKSKATLFDGDATVHVTFNDVAGLDEAKQEVLEVVDFLKHPDKYTSLGGKIPKGVLLIGPPGTGKTLLAKAVAGEAKVPFFTLSGSDFVELFVGVGASRVRDLFKQAREKAPCIIFIDEIDAIGRARGRNMMQGNDERENTLNALLVEMDGFSSDKGVIIMAATNRPDVLDDALLRPGRFDRQISIDRPDIKGREQIFKVHLHPIKVDPTIDVQKLASQTPGFAGAEIANVCNEAALIAARKGKHQVEMDDFQDAVDRMIGGLEKKNKIIAPHEKKIIAYHEAGHAIAGWFLEHAHPLLKVTIVPRGIAALGYAQYIPKEQYLYTTEQLFDEMCMTLGGRVAEDIIFGKISTGAQNDLQRITKMAYAMVQIYGMSSKVGNVSFHDPQNDYGFQKPYSDETANLIDGEVRDLIDKAYQHTKNLLVSKREQLETIAQNLLKKEILFKDDLERLIGKRPFVEEPVIADIDTLDAQSNGHLKVD, translated from the coding sequence ATGGCTAACACAGGAGATAACAACGAACAGAATAACAATGCCAAGAAGCCAAAATTTAATCTGTATTGGATTTATGGTGTAGTGTTGTTGGGCATTATTGCGCTGAATATTATTCCGATGAGCAATAATGTGAAGGAGATTTCAGAAGCCGTTTTTTTTCAGCAATACCTTCCCACGCATGATGTAGATAAATTGCTGGTATTCAACGATAGGCAAGTGGAGGTCTTTATCAAAAAAGACCGCTTAGACAACGAGAAATACAAAGATGTAAGGGATGCCCAGTTTGGAGGCGAAAATCCAGGTCCACACTATTCATTCACCGTTTCTTCTGCCGAGACCTTTGCAGGAAAATTGGAACAAGTGCAGAATGAGTGGAAAGCCCAAAATCCCAAAGACTATGATGTGATTCCTGTTCAATACAGAGAAAGAACAGATTGGAGAACGAGCTTCGGTTGGTTGCTTCCTTTACTGATTATCGTAGTGGTTTGGATCATCATCATGCGCCGAGTCAGTGGCGGAATGGGAGGCGCAGGCGGACAAATCTTCAATATTGGTAAGTCGAAAGCGACTCTTTTTGATGGAGATGCTACTGTACATGTGACCTTCAATGATGTAGCAGGATTAGACGAAGCAAAACAAGAAGTTTTGGAAGTCGTTGATTTCTTGAAACATCCTGATAAATACACTTCTTTGGGAGGTAAAATACCTAAAGGTGTATTATTGATAGGCCCTCCTGGTACTGGTAAAACACTCTTGGCAAAAGCAGTAGCAGGGGAAGCAAAAGTTCCTTTCTTTACCCTCTCTGGCTCCGACTTTGTAGAATTGTTTGTGGGAGTAGGTGCTTCAAGGGTAAGAGACCTGTTCAAACAGGCCCGTGAAAAAGCTCCTTGTATTATCTTTATTGATGAGATTGATGCAATCGGACGAGCAAGAGGTCGAAACATGATGCAAGGCAACGACGAAAGAGAAAATACGCTGAATGCCCTCTTGGTAGAAATGGACGGATTTAGCAGTGATAAAGGGGTGATTATCATGGCGGCAACCAATCGTCCTGATGTATTAGACGATGCTTTGTTGCGACCCGGTCGTTTTGATAGGCAGATTTCTATTGACCGCCCAGACATCAAAGGAAGAGAACAAATCTTCAAAGTACACCTTCATCCCATCAAAGTAGATCCTACTATTGATGTGCAAAAATTGGCTTCTCAAACGCCTGGTTTTGCAGGTGCTGAGATTGCGAATGTCTGCAATGAGGCTGCTTTGATTGCTGCTCGAAAAGGCAAACATCAAGTGGAAATGGATGATTTTCAAGATGCAGTGGATCGTATGATTGGTGGTTTGGAAAAGAAGAACAAGATTATTGCTCCACACGAAAAGAAAATCATTGCCTACCACGAAGCAGGTCACGCCATTGCAGGTTGGTTTTTAGAACATGCACATCCTTTGTTGAAAGTAACCATCGTTCCTCGTGGTATTGCAGCTTTGGGTTATGCACAATATATTCCTAAAGAACAATATCTCTATACCACCGAGCAGCTTTTTGACGAGATGTGTATGACATTGGGCGGACGAGTAGCAGAAGATATTATCTTTGGTAAGATTTCCACAGGTGCACAAAACGATCTTCAACGCATCACCAAAATGGCCTATGCCATGGTGCAGATTTATGGTATGAGTTCCAAAGTAGGAAATGTATCTTTCCATGATCCTCAAAATGACTATGGTTTTCAAAAACCTTATTCTGATGAAACTGCCAATTTGATTGATGGAGAAGTACGTGATTTGATTGACAAAGCTTATCAACATACCAAAAATTTGTTGGTTTCAAAGCGTGAACAATTAGAAACCATTGCTCAAAACCTGTTGAAGAAAGAGATTCTCTTCAAAGACGATTTGGAGCGACTGATTGGCAAACGACCTTTTGTTGAAGAACCTGTTATTGCAGATATTGATACTTTAGACGCACAAAGCAATGGACATCTGAAAGTGGATTAA
- a CDS encoding T9SS type A sorting domain-containing protein, whose product MKPLYTMLLFFICHQAIAQYGGCWESLQYINVKNIEEDGNVLWMGTNYGLGKLDKTTHEITYYNSFNSPLPINEIKSLGIDSKGNKWGGLKKGGLIQFNEEEWVWFNQTNSPLVYTGTSILMSLDNIVVDKEDNIWMSVFGEGIYVFDGRDWIHYNRFDGTLISNEISYMSMDKEGRVWASTGTTSEGTGGSIIRFDNINNWEALHHKNTPMPDSRYLRFLFDSEGNSWFATHGKGLVKYDGTNWQVFNTDNSNILSNSIQNIIQTDDGVIHITYGNTPTVSYMQDGSFYYDSELSNLALRAIDIVKDTQGINWYAEGHRILKETNGIYESIPVNHLEVSLVGINITHDSFRDSKWIGGIYGRLYEYKDGEWLVDSFFENPNFANFQVQSVLPLAANRMMVGVNKHDGFEIGERLDGEWTILKEGVTHTFYPHHITQMLTDAEQNIWILTNQGLIQYTNEIFTDFDTENTALPSNYLKSGAFDSQGILWISSEEGLIRWENSETVTTYTTENSDIPTNFLRNLVVDQNDFVWMVTGNNELVRFDRNQQWDVYTHEEFIVYGDYQIEVDQNNGIWTGNLTGAAHFDGENWTFFDRYNSPLTIEGDMDIHISPNGEIWFGGNNIILMLEETCLPTDIEYNYLNKMDVLYLFPNPTKSHLQIQIPAHFTSKPLQLQLTNIEGRVVLKEWIEDGTQVDIADLAAGIYIATWLQDGQALKREKVVVLE is encoded by the coding sequence ATGAAACCATTATATACAATGTTGTTATTTTTTATCTGCCACCAAGCTATAGCACAATATGGAGGTTGTTGGGAAAGCCTTCAATATATAAATGTAAAAAATATAGAAGAAGATGGAAATGTTTTGTGGATGGGAACAAACTATGGTTTGGGTAAACTGGATAAAACGACCCATGAAATTACCTATTACAATAGCTTTAATTCGCCTTTACCCATCAATGAAATTAAATCTTTGGGAATTGATAGCAAAGGTAATAAATGGGGTGGTTTAAAAAAAGGCGGATTAATACAATTTAATGAAGAAGAATGGGTGTGGTTTAACCAAACTAATTCTCCATTAGTCTATACAGGAACGAGTATATTAATGAGTCTTGATAATATAGTAGTTGATAAAGAAGATAATATTTGGATGAGTGTATTTGGAGAAGGGATATATGTTTTTGATGGGAGGGATTGGATTCACTACAATCGTTTTGATGGCACTTTAATCTCCAATGAAATCAGTTATATGTCAATGGACAAAGAGGGCAGAGTTTGGGCTTCTACAGGCACCACATCTGAAGGAACAGGAGGTAGCATCATTCGATTTGACAACATAAATAATTGGGAGGCACTTCACCATAAAAACACTCCTATGCCTGACAGCAGATATCTGCGGTTTTTATTTGATAGTGAAGGGAATTCATGGTTTGCTACTCATGGAAAGGGTTTGGTCAAGTATGATGGCACGAATTGGCAAGTATTCAATACCGACAATAGCAATATTCTGAGTAATTCTATTCAAAATATCATTCAAACCGATGATGGAGTAATACATATTACTTATGGTAATACCCCCACTGTATCTTATATGCAGGATGGTAGTTTTTATTACGATTCGGAATTGAGTAATTTAGCTCTTCGAGCTATAGATATAGTTAAAGATACCCAAGGAATTAATTGGTATGCAGAAGGGCATAGAATATTGAAGGAAACTAATGGAATCTATGAATCCATTCCTGTCAATCACTTAGAGGTTTCCCTGGTAGGTATAAATATTACCCACGATTCTTTTAGAGATAGCAAATGGATTGGAGGAATCTATGGGCGATTATATGAGTACAAAGATGGCGAGTGGCTTGTTGATTCCTTTTTTGAAAACCCCAATTTTGCAAACTTTCAAGTGCAGAGTGTTTTGCCATTGGCAGCCAATCGAATGATGGTAGGAGTCAACAAACACGATGGGTTTGAGATTGGAGAACGTTTGGACGGAGAATGGACGATTTTGAAGGAAGGAGTAACCCATACTTTTTATCCCCATCACATCACACAAATGTTAACGGATGCAGAACAAAATATATGGATTTTGACCAATCAAGGTTTGATTCAATATACCAATGAAATCTTCACTGATTTCGATACAGAGAATACTGCTTTGCCAAGCAACTATCTAAAAAGTGGGGCTTTTGACAGTCAAGGAATTTTGTGGATAAGCAGTGAAGAAGGTTTGATTAGGTGGGAAAATTCGGAAACTGTGACTACTTATACAACAGAGAATAGCGACATTCCCACCAACTTCTTGCGTAACTTGGTGGTTGACCAAAATGATTTTGTTTGGATGGTGACAGGCAACAACGAATTGGTGCGTTTTGACAGAAACCAACAGTGGGATGTTTATACACACGAGGAGTTTATTGTCTATGGAGATTACCAAATTGAAGTCGACCAAAACAACGGTATTTGGACAGGCAACCTGACAGGGGCGGCACATTTTGACGGAGAAAATTGGACTTTTTTCGACCGCTATAATTCTCCTCTAACAATTGAGGGAGACATGGACATTCACATATCACCTAATGGAGAGATTTGGTTTGGAGGAAATAACATTATTTTAATGCTTGAAGAAACGTGTTTGCCTACGGATATTGAATACAACTATTTGAATAAAATGGATGTACTTTACCTTTTCCCCAACCCCACCAAATCCCACCTCCAAATCCAAATCCCCGCTCACTTCACCTCCAAACCTCTTCAACTCCAACTCACCAACATCGAAGGTCGAGTAGTTTTGAAGGAATGGATAGAAGATGGAACTCAGGTTGATATTGCAGACTTGGCAGCAGGGATTTACATCGCTACATGGCTGCAAGACGGGCAGGCATTGAAGCGGGAGAAGGTGGTGGTTTTGGAGTAG
- a CDS encoding T9SS type A sorting domain-containing protein: MRCDSNIDNYFSPYLMRFNSMGDTLWSKQLTPSNIIADNVYPRDLKKTSDGGYLMTGHADHTIGPGAIPYGWIVKMDSLGNTCWELGCDSTVIISNIEEIKVVEGLQLSPNPTKSHLQIQIPTHFTSKPLQLQLTNIEGRVVLKEWVEDGTQVDIADLAAGIYIATWLQNGQALKREKVVVLE; the protein is encoded by the coding sequence ATGCGATGTGACTCTAATATAGACAACTATTTTAGCCCCTATTTGATGCGTTTCAATAGCATGGGAGATACACTTTGGAGCAAACAATTGACCCCAAGCAATATCATTGCCGACAATGTCTATCCCCGAGATCTCAAAAAAACAAGCGATGGAGGATATTTGATGACAGGACATGCAGACCACACCATAGGCCCTGGTGCAATTCCCTACGGTTGGATTGTCAAAATGGACTCTTTGGGGAATACCTGTTGGGAATTGGGTTGTGATTCAACGGTGATTATATCCAATATTGAGGAAATAAAAGTTGTTGAAGGTTTGCAGTTGAGTCCCAACCCCACCAAATCCCACCTTCAAATCCAAATCCCCACTCACTTCACCTCCAAACCTCTTCAACTCCAACTGACCAACATCGAAGGTCGAGTCGTTTTGAAAGAGTGGGTTGAAGATGGAACTCAGGTTGATATTGCAGACTTGGCAGCAGGGATTTACATCGCTACTTGGCTGCAAAATGGACAGGCGTTGAAGCGGGAGAAGGTGGTGGTTTTGGAGTAG
- a CDS encoding tail fiber domain-containing protein, with the protein MKKSNFLIQIFATLCLMIASAGLSAQTIYRPPTKQLEIKASETCNCSLGYSQMSDYCKEKCNATFTEIVIHGNITVGTGNPHGHENPWLMRIGNGKLPFFEVGQQGGIGVGTTLFPIEGGEFDLGTNKKPFRQISALKFAEISDRREKENIVDLPYGLKDVLQLKPVSFTWKNKAIEGTQVGLIAQEVQEVIPEIVIRQDYIIPETGEASDRLSVAYSELIPVLIHAIQEQQTIIESQKQQLNQQTSTISNMETTVSQLIEALQAQGIQTQKAKTDGKDAK; encoded by the coding sequence ATGAAAAAGAGTAATTTCTTAATCCAAATTTTTGCTACACTTTGCCTAATGATAGCCAGTGCAGGCTTATCTGCACAAACGATCTACCGCCCCCCTACTAAGCAATTAGAAATCAAGGCTTCCGAAACCTGCAACTGCTCACTTGGATACAGCCAGATGAGTGATTACTGCAAAGAAAAATGCAATGCTACCTTTACCGAAATTGTCATACATGGAAACATCACCGTAGGTACAGGCAATCCTCACGGGCATGAAAACCCTTGGTTGATGAGAATCGGAAATGGCAAATTGCCTTTCTTTGAAGTAGGTCAACAAGGAGGAATCGGAGTAGGTACGACCTTATTCCCAATAGAAGGAGGTGAATTTGATTTGGGTACGAACAAAAAACCTTTCCGCCAAATTTCCGCCCTTAAATTTGCAGAAATTTCTGACCGACGTGAAAAAGAAAACATTGTCGACCTTCCTTATGGATTGAAGGATGTACTTCAATTGAAGCCCGTCAGTTTTACATGGAAAAACAAAGCCATTGAAGGTACACAAGTGGGTTTGATTGCCCAAGAAGTTCAGGAAGTCATTCCCGAAATAGTTATCCGTCAAGACTATATCATTCCCGAAACAGGTGAAGCAAGTGACCGCTTGAGTGTGGCCTATTCTGAATTGATCCCAGTATTGATCCATGCTATTCAAGAACAACAGACCATCATTGAATCCCAAAAACAACAACTCAACCAACAGACTTCAACCATTAGCAACATGGAAACTACTGTTTCACAACTGATTGAAGCACTTCAAGCGCAGGGAATACAAACCCAAAAAGCAAAGACAGACGGTAAAGATGCTAAGTAA